A region of Notolabrus celidotus isolate fNotCel1 chromosome 4, fNotCel1.pri, whole genome shotgun sequence DNA encodes the following proteins:
- the prkn gene encoding E3 ubiquitin-protein ligase parkin isoform X1: MIVFVRYNQGPGVAVELQEEASVAQLKEVVGSQQGVQPEHLRVLFAGRFLRSNAKLQDCDLPDQSTIHVVLPPSGSPLSQLGLLQERLARGGEDEQNSLTRLDLSSSRLPSTSTGLAVILEGDDGVRGARRAEEAREEGQAASSRVSRVCSTFFVYCKSCRSIQPGKLRVRCCRCKQTTLTLSRGPSCWDDVLLRGRIHGVCQTENCHGNIAEFYMKCASHPTSDDDISVALDLIMNNSRDVPCIACTDIMDVVLVFQCLERHVICLDCFSRYCQTRLNERQFVCHPVIGYSLPCAAGCIDSLIKELHHFRILGEDQYGRYLTYGAEECLQEIGGLMCPSPGCGAGLVPIEGSRRVECDRQLGCGFVFCKDCREEYHEGACHTEPAPPPDEASQGFVVEEEASLRGRWDRASRLLVQETTKPCPQCSVPVERNGGCMHMQCPLCKAEWCWLCRVTWNRECMGDHWFG, encoded by the exons ATGATCG TGTTTGTGCGCTACAACCAGGGGCCAGGTGTGGCcgtggagctgcaggaggaggccAGTGTGGCCCAGCTGAAGGAGGTGGTCGGGAGTCAGCAGGGAGTCCAGCCCGAGCACCTCAGGGTGCTGTTCGCTGGAAGGTTCTTGAGAAGCAACGCCAAGCTGCAG GATTGTGACCTCCCAGATCAGAGTACCATCCATGTTGTCCTCCCTCCATCAGGTTCTCCATTGTCCCAGCTGGGCCTCTTGCAGGAGAGACTGGCTCGAGGGGGGGAGGATGAGCAGAACAGTCTGACCCGGCTGGACCTCAGCTCCTCACGCCTTCCTTCCACCTCCACTGGTCTAGCAGTGATCCTAGAGGGGGATGATGGAGTTAGAGGTGCtagaagagcagaggaggcaaGAGAGGAGGGGCAGGCTGCAAGTTCGCGAG TTTCACGTGTCTGCAGTACTTTCTTTGTGTACTGTAAGAGCTGCAGGTCCATTCAACCGGGAAAACTCAGAGTCCGCTGCTGCAGGTGCAAACAGACCACACTGACTCTGAGCAGG ggTCCGTCCTGTTGGGATGATGTCCTTTTACGAGGTCGTATCCACGGTGTGTGTCAAACAGAAAACTGTCACGGCAACATTGCG gagtTCTACATGAAGTGTGCGTCCCATCCAACCTCAGATGATGACATCTCTGTGGCCCTGGATCTCATTATGAACAACAGCAGAGACGTTCCCTGCATCGCCTGCACTGACATCAT GGACGTGGTTCTAGTCTTCCAGTGTTTAGAGCGTCATGTAATCTGCCTCGACTGCTTCAGTCGATACTGCCAGACAAGATTGAACGAGCGACAGTTTGTCTGCCATCCTGTGATTGGCTACTCGCTGCCATGTGCTG CTGGATGCATCGACTCTCTCATTAAAGAGTTGCATCATTTCCGGATTCTGGGGGAAGATCAG TATGGTCGGTACCTGACGTACGGAGCAGAAGAGTGCCTGCAAGAGATTGGAGGACTCATGTGCCCCTCACCTGGCTGTGGGGCGGGGCTTGTCCCAATCGAAGGCAGCCGAAGggtggagtgtgacagacagctGGGATGTGGTTTTGTTTTCTGCAAAGACTGCAGGGAGGAGTACCACGAGGGGGCGTGTCACACAGAGCCGGCACCACCTCCAGATGAGGCATCACAG gGTTTTgtggtggaagaggaggcgtcCCTCAGAGGCAGGTGGGATAGAGCCTCCCGGCTGCTGGTGCAGGAGACAACGAAACCCTGCCCTCAGTGTTCAGTTCCTGTGGAGAGAAACG
- the LOC117812021 gene encoding uncharacterized protein LOC117812021, which produces MTDCPDSNVRQRTHSGGTGPTVVKVEAGLSDVPDLSPSHTAELHFLRSRVRELEREKVELSAENQRLKNMLVHEIPGLLSTMWQTLGQANSHHPASTVTGRNDGYAAYSHHQPPTTIQDGDFSPQVYVQQLQEDLSGDMSESWGPLGSDNEDMPGGADLGLGSHMAEEAPLCSQTDMEELRRSCSESQCTSGHVNGQVSQVEVYPGSGVLCDARSWQAASQAQSPTAMARTLLMGVFDMNTLMNSNLRGGRSRRPAFHPQRSALDPHKINAIFNSILARFPLAKRGVIGSGINSKLSEIRFRSRKANRDPRFL; this is translated from the exons ATGACGGACTGTCCGGACAGCAACGTCCGGCAGCGGACACACAGCGGCGGCACCGGGCCGACG GTGGTGAAGGTGGAGGCAGGTCTGTCAGATGTCCCGGACCTCAGCCCTTCGCACACCGCTGAGCTTCACTTCCTGCGCTCACGGGTTcgagagctggagagagagaaggtggagCTGTCAGCTGAGAACCAGAGACTGAAGAACATGCTGGTTCATG AAATCCCGGGGCTCCTGTCGACCATGTGGCAGACATTAGGCCAGGCCAACAGTCACCACCCTGCCTCCACAGTAACGGGCAGGAACGACGGTTATGCTGCGTACTCACATCACCAACCTCCAACAACCATCCAGGATGGAGACTTCAGCCCACAGGTCTATGTCCAGCAGCTCCAGGAGGACCTGAGTGGGGACATGTCTGAGTCCTGGGGCCCGCTCGGCTCTGACAACGAAGACATGCCAGGAGGAGCAGACCTGGGCCTGGGGAGCCACATGGCTGAGGAGGCGCCACTGTGCAGTCAAACCGAcatggaggagctgaggaggagcTGCTCTGAGAGCCAGTGCACGAGCGGACACGTTAACGGACAG GTGAGCCAGGTTGAGGTGTATCCCGGCTCTGGTGTTCTCTGTGATGCCCGCTCATGGCAGGCAGCCAGTCAGGCCCAGTCTCCAACTGCAATGGCGCGCACACTTCTGATGGGTGTGTTTGATATGAACACTCTGATGAACAGTAACCTGCGAGGCGGACGGAGCCGCAGGCCAGCCTTTCACCCACAACGCAGCGCCCTCGATCCACACAAGATCAACGCCATCTTCA actCCATCTTAGCTCGGTTTCCTCTCGCCAAGAGAGGAGTCATCGGCTCTGGCATCAACTCCAAACTGTCTGAGATCCGTTTCCGCTCCCGCAAAGCCAATCGGGATCCACGGTTTCTCTGA